A single genomic interval of Suncus etruscus isolate mSunEtr1 chromosome 12, mSunEtr1.pri.cur, whole genome shotgun sequence harbors:
- the LOC126023891 gene encoding small nuclear ribonucleoprotein Sm D3-like: MSIGMLIEVLCEAEAEGHIRTCETNTGEVYRGKLMEAEDNTNCQMSNITVTCRDGHMAQLEKVYIHGSKICFLILPGRLKNAPMLKSMKNKNQGSGAGWGKTASLKAQVAVRGRGHGMGHGDIF; encoded by the coding sequence ATGTCCATTGGTATGCTAATCGAAGTCCTCTGTGAGGCTGAGGCTGAGGGCCACATCAGGACTTGTGAGACGAATACTGGAGAAGTATACCGTGGGAAGCTCATGGAGGCAGAGGACAACACGAACTGCCAGATGTCCAACATTACAGTCACATGTAGGGATGGCCACATGGCACAACTGGAAAAAGTGTACATTCATGGCAGCAAGATCTGCTTTCTGATTTTGCCTGGCAGGCTGAAAAATGCACCCATGTTAAagagcatgaaaaataaaaaccaaggctCAGGGGCCGGCTGGGGAAAGACTGCTAGTCTGAAGGCCCAAGTGGCTGTAAGAGGAAGAGGACATGGAATGGGACATGGGGACATCTTCTAG